In Aurantimicrobium minutum, the following proteins share a genomic window:
- a CDS encoding aminotransferase class IV, with protein sequence MDVLRLRWNGTELVDITGAPEIPLYVADSFFLEDGKVVGYQRHLERFTTSTQRQGLVRSVDPFLEKVTTALPREGKWFPRIDLTERGELEVWIRPAPPLKQSLVLSTSATDPRQEPTIKGPDIPALNEIRAQAQNQGADDAVILDSRGRIVDGSTTCLVWVEGHRVVIPPMEALRVDSITVSILKDILQTQGIAIEEGWATPADIEGCELYALNALHGIRSALSWVNGPTLRVNHERLNVWRNFYAGQTEKLPVTS encoded by the coding sequence GTGGATGTCTTACGTTTGCGCTGGAATGGCACAGAACTCGTGGATATCACTGGGGCGCCTGAAATACCCCTCTATGTCGCAGATTCATTCTTTCTGGAAGACGGGAAGGTTGTTGGCTACCAGCGCCATCTTGAACGCTTCACCACCTCCACACAGCGTCAAGGTTTGGTTCGCTCGGTGGATCCTTTTTTGGAAAAGGTCACTACAGCACTCCCTCGGGAGGGTAAGTGGTTCCCACGCATAGATCTCACCGAGCGTGGCGAGCTCGAGGTGTGGATTCGGCCAGCTCCACCACTGAAACAATCACTCGTGCTCTCAACCTCAGCAACGGATCCACGGCAAGAACCAACAATCAAAGGACCCGATATCCCTGCCCTGAACGAGATACGTGCTCAAGCACAAAATCAGGGAGCTGATGACGCGGTCATCCTGGATTCGCGAGGCCGAATCGTGGATGGTTCAACCACATGCCTTGTGTGGGTTGAGGGGCACAGAGTAGTTATTCCCCCGATGGAAGCATTACGAGTCGACAGCATCACCGTCAGTATCCTCAAAGACATTCTGCAAACCCAAGGCATTGCAATCGAGGAAGGATGGGCAACACCTGCCGATATTGAAGGATGCGAGTTGTATGCACTCAATGCACTTCACGGCATACGTTCAGCACTTTCTTGGGTTAATGGTCCAACATTAAGAGTGAATCATGAGCGCCTTAACGTGTGGCGCAATTTTTATGCTGGCCAAACTGAAAAACTTCCGGTGACCTCATGA
- a CDS encoding anthranilate synthase component I family protein encodes MTERLRRVPLQKWVDPAVAYRALSSDEPRSIWLDAGPEATTGLSYISLPTTKVLMEKVAEGDVTIFERLRTEIEHDFAVDTSVAAENGFALGWVGWLGYELASHTAGVPTADSLTPDAYFVYLDWALEFDHSRHAVDLLYLGSDDQAQLKCSEIQELFSQPNSHIVDHTSFIDRVEWRHQPERYKQMVQECLDAITAGYAYQLCLTNQAMVSGTFNPTQVYLSLRQENPSHHGGILVFEDVALLSSSPEVFLTVDTAGKITTKPIKGTRKRGLTSLEDIALAEELVTSEKERAENLMIVDLMRNDIGKVAQLGTVTVEELLTVESYENVHQLVSTVTAQLSPGMTAIDALEASFPAGSMTGAPKISAMTLLHHLEQGPRGIYSGAFGYLGIDGAANFAMVIRSIVLTDQGAIIGTGGGITSGSIPDAELEETRIKIAPLLKALGVVSNRYS; translated from the coding sequence GTGACCGAACGTTTACGGCGAGTGCCACTTCAGAAGTGGGTTGATCCTGCTGTGGCGTATCGCGCGCTTTCTTCTGACGAACCTCGGTCAATTTGGCTTGATGCAGGGCCTGAAGCAACAACTGGTCTGTCCTACATTTCACTTCCCACCACAAAAGTTCTGATGGAAAAAGTTGCCGAGGGTGATGTCACCATTTTTGAACGACTCAGAACCGAGATTGAACACGATTTCGCAGTTGATACTTCTGTCGCCGCAGAAAACGGTTTCGCCCTGGGCTGGGTCGGTTGGCTAGGTTATGAGCTTGCTTCCCATACTGCAGGTGTCCCTACAGCGGATTCTCTGACCCCCGACGCCTATTTCGTATACCTGGACTGGGCGCTTGAATTTGATCATTCACGTCATGCAGTTGATCTTCTTTACCTTGGGAGCGATGACCAGGCCCAACTGAAGTGTTCTGAAATTCAAGAGCTGTTTTCTCAACCGAACAGTCACATAGTCGATCACACAAGCTTTATTGACCGTGTTGAGTGGCGCCATCAACCCGAGCGCTATAAGCAGATGGTCCAAGAATGTTTGGACGCCATTACTGCTGGATATGCATACCAGCTTTGCCTGACTAATCAGGCGATGGTTTCTGGAACGTTCAATCCCACACAGGTGTATCTCTCACTGCGCCAAGAAAATCCCAGCCACCATGGGGGAATCCTCGTCTTTGAGGATGTCGCATTACTTTCGAGTAGTCCCGAAGTTTTCCTCACCGTTGACACAGCAGGCAAAATCACGACAAAGCCCATCAAGGGGACGCGAAAGCGGGGTCTTACTTCACTGGAAGACATCGCGCTCGCAGAAGAACTCGTTACGAGTGAAAAAGAACGCGCTGAAAATCTGATGATTGTCGACTTGATGCGTAACGACATTGGCAAAGTTGCCCAGCTGGGGACAGTCACGGTTGAGGAGCTCTTGACCGTTGAAAGCTATGAAAATGTGCATCAGCTTGTCTCCACAGTCACCGCGCAGTTGTCTCCAGGAATGACCGCTATTGATGCTCTAGAGGCGTCATTTCCTGCGGGATCCATGACTGGCGCCCCGAAAATTAGTGCAATGACTTTGCTTCATCACTTGGAGCAGGGTCCTCGAGGTATTTATTCAGGTGCTTTTGGTTACCTTGGCATTGATGGCGCTGCCAACTTCGCCATGGTTATTCGCAGTATTGTGCTGACGGACCAGGGAGCAATTATTGGCACAGGTGGCGGAATAACCAGCGGATCGATTCCTGACGCTGAGTTGGAAGAGACCAGAATCAAGATAGCTCCGCTGTTGAAGGCATTAGGGGTGGTTTCAAACCGGTATTCTTAG
- the leuS gene encoding leucine--tRNA ligase: MSENEGATYNFAEIQEKWLPIWDKIEPFRSDDPTDERPRKYVLDMFPYPSGDLHMGHAEAYALGDVIARYWRHRDHNVLHPIGWDSFGLPAENAAIKRGLNPVTWTYDNIDQQKRSMRRYATSFDWSRVIHTSDPEYYKWNQWLFLQMYKKGLAYRKDSWVNWDPVDQTVLANEQVLPDGTSERSGAIVVKKKLTQWYFRITDYADRLLDDLDTLEGQWPAKVLTMQRNWIGRSVGADVDFVIEGRDAPVTVFTTRPDTLHGATFMVVAPDADLASELAAGATPEIQAAFEEYLTEVQKATEIERQATDRPKTGVFLGRYAINPVNGERLPIWAADYVLADYGHGAVMAVPAHDQRDLDFARAYDLPIKIVVDVPAGTDEDGNVIDNNPAVTGIATGGEGKLINSAELNGLTKKEAIAKAIEILAERGTGKAAKNFRLRDWLISRQRYWGTPIPIIHAEDGTEIPVPEDQLPVVLPPTEGLNLQPKGSSPLGAAEDWVNVPSPLDGSPARRDPDTMDTFVDSSWYFLRFLSPHDDTQAFDPQLAKKWAPVDQYVGGVTHAILHLLYARFITKVLFDLGYIDFEEPFTNLLNQGMVLMEGSAMSKSKGNIVKLSEQLEEHGVDAVRLTMAFAGPPEDDIDWADVSPAASNRFLARAWRIAQDVASAPGVDFSTGDVALRKATHHLLAEAPGLVESFKFNVLVARLMEHVNVTRKAIDSGVGAADPAVRESAETIAMMLDLYAPYTAEDMWAALGHQPTVAHAVWPEADPALLVEDSVTCVVQVDGKVRDRLEVSPDIAEVDLETQARELPGVVRALEGREIVNVIVRAPKIVSIATKPAA, encoded by the coding sequence ATGTCTGAGAACGAGGGCGCGACCTATAACTTCGCGGAAATACAAGAAAAATGGCTTCCTATTTGGGACAAGATTGAGCCGTTTCGCTCTGACGACCCCACGGATGAACGCCCACGCAAATATGTCCTGGACATGTTCCCGTATCCTTCTGGCGACCTACACATGGGGCACGCCGAGGCATATGCCCTTGGTGACGTGATTGCCCGTTACTGGCGTCACCGTGACCACAACGTTTTGCATCCCATCGGATGGGACTCCTTCGGGCTTCCAGCGGAGAACGCTGCAATCAAGCGCGGACTCAACCCTGTGACCTGGACGTATGACAACATCGACCAGCAGAAGCGTTCGATGCGTCGCTACGCAACTAGTTTTGACTGGTCTCGTGTCATTCACACTTCAGACCCTGAGTACTACAAGTGGAACCAGTGGCTGTTTCTGCAGATGTACAAAAAGGGTCTGGCATACCGCAAAGACAGCTGGGTTAACTGGGACCCTGTAGACCAGACCGTTTTGGCAAATGAGCAGGTTCTTCCTGATGGTACCTCTGAGCGTTCTGGCGCAATTGTGGTCAAGAAGAAACTCACTCAGTGGTACTTCCGTATTACCGACTACGCAGATCGCCTACTGGATGACCTCGACACTCTTGAAGGTCAGTGGCCTGCCAAGGTGCTCACCATGCAGCGCAACTGGATTGGTCGCTCAGTTGGAGCTGACGTTGACTTCGTCATCGAAGGCCGCGATGCGCCTGTAACTGTGTTCACGACGCGTCCTGATACTCTCCACGGTGCAACCTTCATGGTTGTTGCGCCTGATGCGGATCTTGCTTCTGAGCTCGCAGCTGGTGCTACGCCTGAGATTCAGGCTGCCTTCGAGGAATACCTCACCGAAGTTCAAAAGGCGACAGAAATTGAACGCCAGGCAACCGACCGCCCCAAGACCGGCGTTTTCTTAGGTCGATATGCCATCAACCCTGTCAACGGGGAGCGTTTGCCCATTTGGGCCGCAGATTACGTGCTCGCGGACTACGGACATGGCGCCGTCATGGCCGTTCCTGCGCATGACCAGCGCGACTTGGACTTTGCCCGAGCATATGACCTGCCCATCAAGATTGTCGTGGATGTTCCTGCAGGAACTGATGAAGATGGCAACGTCATTGACAACAACCCAGCTGTGACCGGGATTGCAACCGGTGGTGAGGGCAAACTCATCAACTCTGCTGAACTGAACGGCTTGACCAAAAAAGAAGCAATAGCGAAAGCAATTGAAATCCTCGCCGAGCGGGGTACTGGTAAGGCTGCTAAGAACTTCCGTCTGCGTGACTGGCTGATTTCTCGACAGCGTTACTGGGGAACCCCAATCCCGATTATTCACGCTGAAGATGGCACCGAGATTCCTGTTCCAGAAGACCAGCTACCTGTTGTTCTTCCCCCCACAGAAGGCTTGAACTTACAGCCCAAGGGCTCCTCGCCTCTGGGTGCTGCTGAAGACTGGGTGAACGTCCCCAGCCCACTAGACGGTTCACCTGCACGTCGTGACCCTGACACTATGGACACCTTTGTCGATAGCTCGTGGTATTTCTTACGCTTCCTTTCGCCCCATGATGACACTCAGGCCTTTGATCCACAACTGGCAAAGAAGTGGGCTCCAGTCGACCAATATGTCGGCGGTGTGACCCACGCCATCTTGCATTTGCTTTATGCGCGTTTCATCACCAAGGTTCTTTTTGACCTTGGTTATATCGACTTTGAAGAGCCCTTCACTAACCTCCTCAACCAGGGCATGGTGTTGATGGAAGGCTCAGCAATGAGTAAATCCAAGGGCAATATTGTCAAGCTCTCCGAGCAACTTGAGGAGCATGGCGTTGACGCCGTTCGTTTGACCATGGCGTTTGCCGGTCCTCCTGAAGACGACATCGACTGGGCAGATGTCTCACCCGCTGCTTCTAACCGCTTCTTAGCTCGCGCATGGCGCATTGCTCAAGACGTTGCCAGTGCCCCGGGTGTTGATTTTTCCACCGGTGATGTTGCTTTGCGTAAGGCCACGCACCACCTGCTAGCAGAAGCGCCAGGTCTTGTTGAAAGCTTTAAGTTCAATGTTTTGGTTGCGCGACTGATGGAGCACGTCAATGTAACCCGTAAGGCTATTGACTCAGGTGTGGGAGCCGCTGATCCGGCTGTTCGTGAATCCGCAGAGACTATTGCCATGATGCTTGATCTCTATGCACCATATACCGCCGAGGATATGTGGGCAGCATTAGGACACCAGCCCACTGTTGCCCACGCAGTGTGGCCAGAAGCAGATCCTGCACTCTTGGTCGAAGACTCTGTGACCTGTGTCGTTCAAGTCGATGGCAAGGTTCGTGACCGTCTTGAAGTTTCTCCAGATATTGCCGAGGTAGATCTAGAGACTCAAGCTCGGGAACTTCCCGGAGTGGTCAGGGCTCTAGAGGGCCGCGAGATTGTGAACGTGATTGTTCGAGCGCCCAAGATTGTCAGTATCGCAACCAAGCCTGCGGCTTAG
- the pknB gene encoding Stk1 family PASTA domain-containing Ser/Thr kinase produces MIGRLIDGRYQVKSRIARGGMATVYLATDLRLERRVAVKIMHGHLADDSAFKARFVQEARSAARLAHPNVVNVFDQGQDSEMAYLVMEYLPGITLRDLLKDYGKLTPEQTVDIMDAVLRGLAAAHESGIVHRDLKPENVLLADDGRIKLGDFGLARATTANTASGQALLGTIAYLSPELLTRGVADARSDIYAIGIMMYEMLTGEQPFKGEQPMAVAYQHANDKVPAPSSANPAIPVELDEIVAWATTRSPEGRPENAGILLDKLLQAEKVIRTGSSYQDLSTQQTMVMPAGILASADDETKVFSTGALAGLNRKVATDDPVGSLKEVSDSRRVRGFWIFGITIVLAVLGATAGWFFSVGPGSLATVPAVAGMAPDDARKIVEEAGFTTALVEANDSTVPSGKVIGTDPPENSSVTKGSEIKVIVSLGPKIIDTPAFAGMTEADATKQAKELGLKPKTASKQFSADVVAGSVIAALDAAGAPLPAKYPAGSEVQFVVSLGAIPQVAGLSVTDATKALTDVGLVVGASSEEFSDSVPAGTVISLSVPEGVVTTGTNVTLIVSKGPDLVQVPNVSTGSMDFNEAISKLQAAGFTYSTDVDPALFSKRTVKTQTPAAGTMAKRGSNVFISF; encoded by the coding sequence ATGATCGGTCGTCTCATCGACGGCAGGTATCAGGTCAAGTCACGTATTGCCCGTGGAGGTATGGCCACCGTTTATCTGGCTACAGATTTGCGTCTGGAACGACGCGTTGCCGTCAAGATTATGCATGGCCATCTTGCAGATGACAGCGCATTCAAAGCTCGCTTCGTTCAAGAAGCCCGCTCTGCAGCTCGGCTTGCACACCCCAATGTTGTAAATGTTTTCGACCAGGGACAAGATTCTGAGATGGCCTATCTGGTCATGGAATACCTGCCTGGGATTACACTGCGAGATCTCCTCAAGGACTACGGCAAGCTCACTCCCGAACAAACCGTTGACATTATGGATGCGGTCCTGCGGGGGCTGGCTGCAGCTCACGAATCAGGCATAGTTCACCGTGATCTCAAACCTGAAAACGTACTTTTAGCCGATGACGGCCGCATCAAGCTTGGTGATTTTGGTTTAGCCCGCGCGACAACAGCAAATACTGCTTCCGGACAGGCCCTTCTGGGAACTATCGCATACCTCTCCCCCGAACTTCTGACCCGCGGGGTTGCAGATGCACGAAGTGACATCTATGCCATCGGCATCATGATGTACGAGATGCTCACCGGAGAACAACCCTTCAAGGGCGAGCAGCCTATGGCTGTGGCATACCAGCACGCCAATGACAAGGTGCCTGCGCCTTCCTCTGCCAACCCGGCAATCCCTGTCGAACTTGATGAGATTGTTGCCTGGGCAACAACACGATCACCTGAAGGGCGCCCGGAAAATGCGGGAATTCTTCTCGACAAGCTGCTCCAAGCTGAAAAGGTCATTCGGACTGGTTCTTCCTATCAAGACCTCTCAACGCAGCAAACAATGGTCATGCCAGCCGGAATCTTGGCCAGCGCTGACGACGAGACAAAAGTTTTCTCCACAGGCGCTCTTGCTGGCTTGAACCGCAAAGTAGCCACCGATGACCCCGTGGGCTCCCTCAAAGAGGTTTCGGATTCACGCCGGGTCCGTGGCTTTTGGATTTTCGGAATCACTATTGTCTTAGCTGTTCTGGGTGCAACTGCCGGCTGGTTCTTTAGCGTCGGCCCCGGCTCACTCGCTACAGTTCCTGCTGTTGCAGGTATGGCTCCGGACGATGCGCGAAAGATTGTAGAAGAAGCAGGTTTCACCACTGCACTGGTGGAAGCCAATGACTCCACAGTCCCTTCGGGCAAAGTTATTGGAACTGATCCGCCAGAGAATTCTTCTGTAACCAAAGGTTCTGAGATCAAGGTCATCGTTTCCTTGGGGCCCAAGATCATTGACACCCCAGCTTTTGCAGGGATGACAGAAGCCGATGCCACAAAACAGGCCAAAGAATTGGGATTGAAACCCAAGACAGCCTCTAAGCAGTTCTCTGCCGATGTTGTTGCAGGTAGCGTCATTGCTGCTCTGGATGCTGCAGGTGCCCCACTTCCTGCCAAATACCCAGCGGGCTCGGAAGTTCAGTTTGTTGTCTCCTTGGGTGCTATTCCTCAAGTAGCGGGTTTGAGCGTGACTGATGCTACAAAGGCACTCACCGATGTCGGTCTTGTTGTTGGAGCCAGCTCAGAGGAATTTAGTGACAGCGTCCCTGCAGGAACTGTCATCTCTCTATCGGTTCCCGAGGGTGTGGTCACGACGGGTACGAACGTGACCTTGATTGTCTCTAAGGGACCTGACCTGGTTCAAGTGCCCAATGTTTCCACTGGAAGCATGGACTTCAATGAGGCGATTTCCAAGCTTCAAGCCGCAGGATTCACCTATTCCACAGACGTCGATCCCGCTTTGTTCTCAAAGCGCACGGTGAAGACACAAACACCTGCAGCAGGAACCATGGCTAAGCGTGGTTCGAACGTGTTTATCTCGTTCTAA
- a CDS encoding LysM peptidoglycan-binding domain-containing protein, with product MAEHTYRSNHETLSSSTPRKGKKFRKIAAIPVAIATATSMLFTVQSAQADQLPKIEKLPKAKSDLPHAHRATHVTPAALRSDKYTVVEGDTVRSIAQAHAISSAELLAANGLSWKTMIFAGQQLNIPASSSGTETAEVGESIIRHSVVSGETLEAIARNYNVQPRAIMTANGLDRSSRLVVGQRLVIPDAQLMSSLPAAASA from the coding sequence ATGGCTGAACATACCTACCGTTCAAACCACGAAACGCTCTCCTCCTCAACCCCTCGTAAGGGTAAAAAATTCAGGAAAATAGCTGCTATTCCCGTTGCCATCGCCACCGCGACAAGCATGCTTTTCACTGTGCAATCTGCCCAAGCAGATCAGCTTCCCAAAATTGAGAAGCTCCCCAAAGCCAAATCAGACCTCCCCCACGCGCACAGAGCTACCCATGTCACTCCCGCTGCTTTGCGCTCAGATAAGTACACCGTTGTGGAGGGCGACACTGTTCGAAGTATTGCTCAGGCACATGCCATCTCCTCGGCTGAACTACTCGCCGCAAACGGTCTGAGCTGGAAAACGATGATTTTTGCGGGCCAACAGCTGAACATTCCAGCATCTTCCAGTGGAACAGAAACGGCAGAAGTTGGCGAAAGCATCATTCGCCACTCGGTCGTATCTGGAGAAACCCTGGAAGCCATCGCACGCAACTACAACGTTCAACCTCGAGCAATCATGACCGCGAACGGTCTTGACCGTTCAAGCAGGCTTGTTGTTGGTCAACGTCTCGTCATTCCAGATGCGCAACTCATGAGCAGTCTGCCTGCCGCAGCAAGCGCATAA
- a CDS encoding Rv2175c family DNA-binding protein, whose protein sequence is MVKAQEHPETQWLTVPDLVELLGVTQSNVRRMLEDNVLAATRVDGVLKVPADFIHEGEPLHPLQGTIVLLRDCGFDGDELVTWLITDEESLGTSPVQALKAGRKAEVRRVAQALL, encoded by the coding sequence GTGGTTAAAGCTCAAGAACACCCCGAAACTCAGTGGCTCACCGTTCCAGATCTCGTTGAACTGCTCGGCGTTACCCAAAGCAATGTGCGCCGCATGCTCGAAGACAATGTGTTGGCTGCAACGCGAGTTGATGGAGTTCTCAAAGTTCCTGCCGACTTCATTCACGAGGGCGAGCCGCTTCATCCGCTGCAAGGAACAATCGTTTTATTGCGTGATTGCGGTTTCGACGGTGACGAACTTGTCACGTGGCTAATCACAGATGAAGAATCTCTGGGAACTTCACCAGTACAAGCACTCAAGGCTGGACGTAAGGCTGAAGTGCGTCGAGTTGCTCAAGCACTTCTCTAA
- a CDS encoding polyprenyl synthetase family protein, whose product MRDQDTWVERVNARIEHFITDRESIVLEVSPDLKPFIEFSRLFLSGGKRFRARCALLGYGTQHDQTPENVIDVASALEIFHAAALVHDDIMDKSDTRRGAPSAHRRFESLHKQSGWAGTGDDFGTSSALLLGDLLLAFSDELFSQGLSDSTNISAAQASRREFDRMRIDVTAGQYLDIVEERAWPVVDKLDALTRAQRVVIYKSAKYSIEAPLVIGAALGGASIQQLTSLREIGLPLGIAFQLRDDLLGVFGDPAVTGKPAGDDLREGKRTVLIALAQQELPATAIRLMDELLGDESLDDNQIATLQATLTNTGAVDKLEAIIDEQVALARSVIAQAGFNQDATTGLLNLAELVSQRSA is encoded by the coding sequence ATGCGTGACCAGGACACTTGGGTTGAGCGAGTCAATGCTCGTATCGAGCACTTCATCACTGACCGTGAATCTATTGTGCTTGAGGTCTCCCCTGATTTGAAACCATTTATTGAGTTTTCACGGCTCTTTCTCAGCGGCGGAAAACGCTTCCGCGCACGCTGTGCACTCCTGGGATACGGCACACAACATGACCAGACCCCTGAGAACGTCATAGATGTAGCCAGCGCGCTGGAAATCTTCCACGCTGCAGCGTTAGTTCATGACGACATCATGGATAAGTCTGATACTCGACGTGGTGCGCCTTCAGCGCATCGTCGTTTTGAGTCGTTGCACAAGCAATCAGGTTGGGCAGGGACTGGGGATGACTTTGGAACATCCTCAGCGCTTCTGCTGGGTGATCTGTTGCTGGCATTTAGCGATGAACTTTTTTCGCAAGGTTTATCTGATTCCACCAACATCTCTGCCGCCCAGGCTTCTCGGCGCGAATTTGACCGAATGAGAATTGATGTCACGGCTGGGCAGTATCTCGACATTGTCGAAGAGCGAGCATGGCCCGTGGTCGACAAACTTGATGCCCTCACTCGAGCTCAACGTGTTGTTATCTACAAGTCAGCAAAATATTCCATTGAAGCCCCTTTGGTTATCGGGGCTGCCTTGGGCGGCGCCAGCATCCAGCAGCTAACCTCCTTGCGTGAAATTGGCCTACCCCTGGGTATTGCTTTCCAGCTGCGTGATGATCTTCTTGGAGTTTTTGGTGACCCAGCCGTAACGGGAAAGCCAGCTGGTGATGACCTGCGCGAAGGTAAACGAACCGTACTTATTGCTTTGGCACAACAGGAACTTCCCGCTACCGCTATCCGACTGATGGATGAACTTCTCGGCGATGAGTCCCTAGATGACAACCAGATTGCTACGCTGCAAGCAACCCTCACCAACACCGGTGCAGTAGACAAACTTGAGGCCATCATTGACGAACAAGTTGCACTTGCCCGCTCCGTTATTGCTCAAGCAGGCTTCAACCAGGATGCAACCACAGGGTTACTCAATCTTGCCGAGTTGGTTTCTCAGCGCTCTGCCTAG
- a CDS encoding DUF3040 domain-containing protein, whose amino-acid sequence MPLSEHEQRLLDEMERNLYGHDADVTSTSFVGMPRPNYRAIILGVIIALAGLGGLIAGVMLQNVFIGIAGFAAMFAGVLVASRPGAPAPAASTGTRPQKSSGSSFIKRMEQRWDERDNGRL is encoded by the coding sequence ATGCCCTTATCTGAGCATGAACAGCGCCTACTTGATGAAATGGAGCGCAATCTCTATGGGCACGATGCAGATGTCACCTCTACCTCGTTCGTTGGAATGCCGCGGCCGAACTACCGTGCCATCATCCTGGGAGTGATCATCGCGCTCGCCGGTTTGGGCGGTTTGATTGCAGGCGTCATGCTGCAAAACGTCTTCATTGGTATTGCAGGTTTTGCCGCAATGTTTGCCGGTGTCCTTGTTGCTTCTCGGCCAGGAGCACCTGCTCCAGCAGCATCAACAGGCACCCGTCCGCAAAAGTCTTCCGGATCATCTTTCATCAAGCGCATGGAGCAGCGCTGGGACGAGCGCGATAACGGTCGCTTGTAG
- the mraZ gene encoding division/cell wall cluster transcriptional repressor MraZ, with amino-acid sequence MFLGTHSPKLDDKGRVILPAKFRNELAEGIVVTRGQENCLYVFSAAEFNDLHEKIRQAPVTSKSARDFLRVFLSGASAETPDSQNRITLPANLRQYAGLDRDLTVIGAGNRVEIWDTDAWNTYLASHEEAFSNTTEEVIPGLF; translated from the coding sequence ATGTTCCTAGGAACCCACTCACCCAAACTCGACGACAAGGGACGCGTCATCCTTCCCGCTAAATTTCGCAACGAATTGGCCGAAGGAATTGTTGTCACCCGCGGTCAAGAAAACTGTTTGTACGTTTTCAGCGCTGCTGAGTTCAACGACCTTCACGAAAAGATTCGACAGGCTCCCGTTACCAGCAAGTCAGCTCGAGACTTCCTCCGTGTATTCCTCTCCGGAGCAAGCGCAGAAACGCCAGATAGCCAAAACCGCATCACTCTTCCAGCAAACCTGCGCCAGTACGCAGGTCTTGATCGCGATCTCACCGTCATCGGTGCTGGGAACCGTGTTGAAATCTGGGACACCGACGCCTGGAATACCTACCTCGCATCACACGAAGAAGCCTTCTCCAACACCACGGAGGAGGTGATTCCTGGTCTTTTCTAA
- the rsmH gene encoding 16S rRNA (cytosine(1402)-N(4))-methyltransferase RsmH, with translation MELNQIHTPVLLERCVELLAPALEKPGAVLVDATLGMGGHSEAFLSRFPELTLVGLDRDTDALAIAGERLSRFGDRVHLVHTVYDGIAEALDELGIKSVDGILFDLGVSSLQLDRAERGFAYAQDAPLDMRMNQSEGMTAAEVIATYSEQELRTIFHKYGDEKLSARYARAIVTQREVEPITRSGQLVHILTVATPAALSHAGHPAKRVFQALRIEVNQELSVLERAIPAALSTLALGGRIVVMSYQSLEDRIVKGFFQAAATSSAPVGLPVELEQHKPELRLLVRGAELASDEEKLRNPRATPVRLRAAERIKEAA, from the coding sequence ATGGAACTCAACCAGATTCACACCCCCGTCCTTCTCGAGCGTTGCGTTGAATTACTAGCTCCTGCATTAGAGAAGCCAGGTGCAGTTCTGGTTGATGCCACCTTAGGCATGGGCGGACACTCGGAAGCTTTTCTCTCCCGTTTCCCCGAACTCACCCTTGTGGGGCTCGACCGAGATACAGATGCCCTCGCAATAGCCGGTGAGCGCTTGTCTCGTTTTGGAGACCGGGTTCACCTCGTTCACACCGTCTATGACGGCATCGCAGAGGCGTTGGACGAGCTGGGCATCAAGTCTGTCGATGGAATTCTCTTTGACCTCGGTGTTTCTTCTTTGCAACTCGATCGCGCCGAACGCGGATTTGCTTACGCACAAGATGCCCCATTGGACATGCGTATGAACCAGTCAGAAGGCATGACGGCAGCTGAGGTGATTGCTACCTACAGCGAGCAGGAACTTCGAACCATCTTCCACAAATACGGTGATGAAAAACTATCTGCTCGCTATGCCAGGGCCATAGTGACCCAGCGTGAAGTAGAGCCCATCACGCGCTCTGGCCAGCTCGTGCACATTCTTACTGTTGCCACCCCCGCTGCACTTTCTCACGCGGGACACCCTGCCAAGCGTGTCTTCCAAGCGCTCCGCATTGAGGTCAACCAAGAACTTTCCGTCCTAGAACGAGCAATACCCGCAGCGCTGAGCACACTTGCCCTCGGTGGTCGCATCGTGGTGATGTCCTACCAGTCACTCGAAGACCGTATTGTCAAAGGTTTTTTCCAGGCAGCGGCTACCTCCTCGGCTCCTGTCGGGCTTCCCGTCGAGCTTGAACAGCACAAACCAGAGCTACGTTTGCTTGTTCGCGGTGCCGAACTAGCCAGTGATGAAGAAAAGCTTCGTAATCCTCGTGCCACACCTGTGCGATTGCGTGCAGCCGAACGAATCAAGGAGGCGGCATGA